A window of Clostridium taeniosporum genomic DNA:
TATTTGACCACCTATTTTATATGATTCTAGAATTTCATAATACTCTTTTAAAATTTCTTCTCCATACTTTTCTTTTTTAAAAATAAAATGTGGCATTTTTAGTTCACCATTTAATAATGGTTGTATTAATGAGCCTTGTATAGAATCAAACATTTCAAAACTAAGCATTTTTAAGTCAAATACAATAGCACTTTCTTTACACGGATGATTGGATTTAACAAAATGAAGTTCTTCACTATTTATAAAACAAATACATTCCTCATTTACAATATATTTGTCCATATCAATTTCTATATGAAATATTCCTTGTCTCATGTAAATTAATTCTAACTGATCATGCCAGTGATGTTTTACAATCAAATCTTTTGAATCACTCTCTGTACAATAAAATGCACATGGGAAATTTACAGTTCCATGTTTTTTAATTTCCTTAAGTTGATTTTTCTCCATAATATAACCTCTAATTCAAAATATAAATTAAATTTTCCACTAATTTTTATATAATTTTACCATACAAAAAATGTTTAAAAACAATATTATTCTAATAATAAATTAATTTCATATATTAGATTTAGTGAAGTAACCTTTAAATTATTAAAAGTTTCTAAATTTGCTTTCTTTATTAAATTACTATATTTATTTTTACTTAACACTGAATCTGCAATATATTGGTATAGAATAAAACCTGTTAAAACAAATAAAAAAGTGCCATTTCATAAAAATTGGCACTTTTTTATAAGCAACTATAAAAATATTTTTATTTCGCATATTATGTATTTATTGCTATATAAATAATTTAATTATTAATATAATTATTCCTGAAAATATTGCTGTTATAGGAATTGTTAAAACCCATGCCCAGACTATTTGTTTTGCTACTCCCCATTTTACATTTTTAAATCTTTTAGATGCTCCAACTCCCATTATAGTTGTTGTTATTATATGTGTTGTACTTACTGGTGCACGAAATAATGTCGCTGTTAATATTACACATGCAGCACCAGTTTGAGCTGCAAATCCATTTACAGGAGTTAATTTAGCCATTCCACTTCCCATGGTTTTAATTATTTTTTTACCACCTATAGAAGTTCCAAGAGCCATTGATAATGCACAAAGAAAAATTACCCATATTGGTACTTCAAAGTTACCTATTAACCCACCACTTAGTAATGCCATAGTTATTATTCCCATAGATTTTTGAGCATCATTTCCACCATGATTTAATGCCATAAATGCTCCTGCCAATACTTGTAATTTAAAAAATATCTTATTTACAATTGTTCTTTTATAAGATTTTAATACAAAATTTAATATTACCATTAATATATATCCAACTATAAACCCTATTAATGGTGAAATAAATAACCATAAAACTACACTATGAAAAAGATTATACCAATTAACCACATTAATAGTGCTAGTGTATGCAATTCCTGCTCCAATAAGAGCTCCTATTAATGCATGGGATGAACTACTAGGAATTCCAAAATACCATGTTATTAGGTTCCAAATTATAGATGAAATTAATACACACATTATTACCCATTGAGGTATAGATGCATGACTTACTATATTATCTCCAACAGTTTTTGCAACAGATGTTCCCATAAAAGCACCAAAAAAATTACATACACAACATATTATTATAGCTTTCTTTGGAGTAAGTGCTCTTGTGGTTATTGAAGTTGCAACTGCTGTAGCTGTATCATGAAACCCATTTATAAAATCAAATGTTAATGCAAAAATTATTATTAATACTGTTATAATTAATGAACTATACATTTTTAATTACAACTCTTTCTACTATGTTTGCTACTTTTTCACAATTATCTACTGTATCCTCAAGAATTTGGTATATCTCTTTCCATTTCATAATTATAATTGGATTCTCTTCGTACTTAAGTAGTTGTTGTACTGTTTTTCTAAATATTTTATCTGATTCACTTTCAATTTTACTTATATTTATTATTTTTTTATTTATATCTTTTGATTTGCAACCATGTAATTTTAATTCACTCATTAATATTACAAGTTCTTGAGTAGCTTGTACTAACATATTGCATAATTCTTTTAATTCTTCTGTGCTTTCTGTTATTTCAAACATTATAAACCTATGAGCTAATGAGTTAATTAAGTCTAAAATATTATCCATTTCTTTTATGATTTCATATATATCTTCTCTATCTATAGGTGTTATAAATGCATCGTTTAACTCCTTAATTAAAGTGCGAACTAATTCATCCCCAATATTCTCTAATTCTGATGTCTTTTTTACTTGTAATTCTTTTTTTTCTAAACACTCCAAACTATTTTTTAATTCAACGGCAGACTTATTAACGATTTCAGCCGATTTTAATAACATCTGATAAAACTTATCCTCTTTACAATTATTAAACATTATTTCATCTCCTAGACTAATATAAAAAATCTTACATCCTATCCCCTAAATAATTATATTCCTTTTATGGTAATTTTTTAAACTAGTTTGGACAAAATTTTAAAAATTTAACATGGATTTAATATTTTATGTAAAGTATTTACCTTGTCTTTATTTATTAATAAACCTATAATATAGTTTTGAAAAATTTATAAAACTTATTTTTATAAATTCTAATTATATATTTTTAGTAATATTAATATAAAACAAAAAATAACTGTAGCTATCTTAGATAAAGAATTTTTAACTACAGTTATTTATTAAGAGTATTAAATTTTTAATTTTATTGGTTATTTAAACATGAACCATTCTTCATTCCCATTCCATTTCCTTTTCCATTCCCATTACCAAATTTAAATTTACCTGAATTGTTTGAAGCCTTATTTAGTCCATACCCTGATTTATTTATTTTGTTTTCACCTGGAGTTGTGCAAGATTCTGATCTTGTTCTCATTTCCTCCTTAATTTCTTCTCCTCTTTCTGCTGTAATATTTCCATTCTCTACTGCCTTATCTACTCTTTCAAACTTAATATTCAACATTTCATTTTTTGCATCTTCAAATGATAACCCATTATCTATTAAAGCTTGAACTCCTGCTGTTTTATTAGATTTAGATGTAGACATTTCATCAGCAAATGCTAATACACTTCCACTTACTGTTAATATACCTACTAATGCTAAAGTTAATATTGATTTTTTCATCTTAATCCCTCCAATTAATAATTGTTCAGTTTTTTTATATAATTTATCTGATACATTTATATTAACTGGTTAATGTAACATCTATGTCACAATAATATAATACTTGTTTAACATTTATAATAAATTTACTGTATTAAAGGAATTTTAATCCAAAATTCAACTCCACGATCTTTATTCTTTACTCCATACTGACCTTTATGAAGCCTAACTATTTCTCTCACTATAGTTAATCCAAGACCAACTCTTTTTTCTTTGTAATTTCTAACTTTATCAACTCTAACAAATCCATCCCATATTTTTTCTATATATTTATCTTCAATATTTTTTCCACTATTAAATACCTTAATTATTCCAGAAGATAAAACAATTATTTCGATAATATTTTCTTTATCTACATGACTTAAAGCATTATTAATATAATTTTGAATTGCTTGTTCTAATCTAATTTCATCTGCAATTACTAATGCATTTTCAAATTTACAGATTAAATTAATATCTTTTTTTTTAAATTGTAATGAATTCTTTTTTACTATTTTTCTAACTAAATCAGCTAAATTTACTTCTTTGATTTCTAATCTAAATGTATTAGATTCTAACTTATACAAATCTAAAATATCATTTACTATTACTTGCATTCTTTCTGCCTCATCATTAATAACTCCTATATAATATTCTTTATCATTATTTGAACATACAATCCCACCTGAAAGGGCTTGCGTATAACCTAAAATTACTGTAATTGGACTCTTTAACTCATGAGATACAGATGAAACAAATTCTTTTCTTAAATTTTGATTTTCTTTTTCTTTTTTTATCATACTTTCAAGTTTTAAATTTTTATAATTCAACTCATTTAAAGTATTTTCAATTTTATAAGAAAGACTATTTACACTATTGCTTAATACTGCTACTTCATCTTTGCCTTTTACATTAATGTCATCACTAAAATCTAGTTCTTTAATTTTCATAGTTTTCTTAGTAATCTCTATAATTGGCTTTGTAAATTTATTAGAAAATATTAACGTTAAAATAATAATTAAAAATACAATAGGACTAAATATCATTATTAAAAGATTTATAGACTTAGACTTTGCTTCATCTATAATATTTATTGGTGTTTTTACAATTATTCTGTTTAAGTTATTATTAACATCCTTCATTGCTGTTAAAAAATTTACACCAGTAGATTTATCATAAAGAATTAATCTGTCTATTTCATTAAATGTTCCCATATCTTTTATATTTTTAAATTTATTTTTTCCAAATACCCAATTATTTTTTCCTTCATGTGTAGCATATATAGTTCTTTCTGAAATTTCATCTTTTATATCTATTTGAACATTATACTTATCTGCTAATTCATCTACTATTTTTCTTAAATCTTCATTATAATTTGTATTTATGGTAGATTCTATTTGTAATATTATTGTTTCCATTTCTTTTAATTTTTCTTTTTCAAAATATACTTTAAATATAGTTCCATAAATAATTATTCCTATGATAAAAATATTTAAAATTAATATTATTCCAAAGAACAATTTTAGTTTTATTGATTTCATTACTCTTCACCTAATTTATATCCAAAACCTCTTATGGTTTTTAAATTAATAGCATAATGTTCTAATTTATTTCTTAAACGATTAATATGCGTATCTACTGTTCTTGTATCTCCAAAATATTCATCTTTCCATATAACTCTAAGAAGTGTATCTCTATCTATTACTTTATTGACATTGTTTAAAAAATAAATAAGTAATTCATATTCTTTTGGACTAAGATTTATAAATTTCTTATCTAACTTTACTAAATGTTTATCTTTATCTACCTCTATACCTTTGAATTTTAGAATATTATCGTTTTCTTTTATATTATTATTTTTTAGAAGTCTTTTAATTCGTGCTAATAATAATTGTATATTAAAAGGTTTAGAAATATAATCATCAGCTCCAATATCAAAACCAAACAACTCATCCAAATCACTATCTTTTGCAGTAAGAATAATAATAGGTATTAAAGAATTTTTTCTTATTTCCTTACAAACAATCCATCCATCATAAATAGGCATCATAACATCTAATATAATAAGATCAAAATTTTCTGAATTATACCTTTCCAAAGCTTGCTTTCCATCCGTCACTGTAACCACTTCATATTTATTAAATTTAAGAAAATCATATAATAATCTTAAAATTCTCTCATCATCATCTGCCACTAAAATTTTCATATATAATTCTAACCTCAACTTTCTTTGTAAAAATATGATTTAATTATACTAAATAATTTTAATATCTATTTTATCAGATAATTTATTATAATATCTATTATTTTTATGTCTAAATTTGAAATAAAAAAACATTAAATTAGTACTTGCTAGATTCTTAAATCTGTAGTATCATTCAATTATAATAGTAATATTAACCATAATTGAATAATATTTTTAGTAAGAGAGTTTTTGAACGCTATTTTTAACGGTAATTATATTACCGTTAAAATAGCGTTTTTTTAATCTAATTGCTACATTATATTAATAAAAATAGAATTATAAATTCAATGTAAACGTTTAGGAGTGATATTGATGAAAAAAATACGTAAATTAGTGGCTTTAGCTACTACCTTAGTTTTAAGTTTAGGTCTTGTTGTTTGTGGACAAGTAAATTGTAATGCAGCAACTATATCAACTTCAAGAGAAGCCAGCCAAAGTATTGAACAATCTGATAAAATAATAATTGCTCATAGAGGTGCTTCAGGCTATTTACCTGAACATACTTTAGAAGCATATTCTTTAGCATATGCAATGGGAGCAGATTATATTGAAGCAGATGTTAATATTACAAAAGATGGCGTTCCCGTAGTAATGCATGATACTCATCTAGATACAACAACTAATGTAGCAGAACTTTATCCTAATAGAAAACGTGCTGATGGAAGATATTATATAGTTGATTTTACTTTAAAAGAAATTAAAAATCTTAGCGTACATGAACGTATAGACCTTGATACAGAAAAAGCTGTTTTTAAAAATAGATTTCCTTTAAAAAATTCTCATTTTGAAGTGCCTACTTTGGAAGAAGAAATCCAATTAATCCAAGGTCTTAACAAAAGTACTGGTCGTAATGTAGGAATATATCCTGAATTAAAATTCCCTAAATTCTACTTACAAAATGGACATGATATTGGATCTATTACTTTAAATATGCTTGATAAATATGGCTATAATCAAAAAGATGCAAAATGTTATATCCAATGTTTTGATCCAACTTACTTAAAGAGCTTTAAAGAAACTTTAAATCCTAAGTGTAAATTAGTTCAATTAATAGGTCACTCAGATTGGGAAGATAATAAAGGTGATAATGTTCCATATATGCTTTCTGATAAAGGATTAAAAGATATCGCAAAATATGCTGATGGAGTTGGCCCTTGTACAGATCAAATCTTAGATGAAAATGGAGAACAAAAAGAAAGTGATTTAGTTTGTAATTCAAACTTTGTAAAAGATTCTCATAATAATAATCTTGAAATTCATCCTTATACAGTACGTAAAGATGCCCTACCAAAATACGCTAAAGATGCAGATCAATTTATAAGAAAATTATTATTTGAAGTTAATGTAGACGGTTTATTTACAGATTTTACCGATATCGGAGTAAAAGCTAGAAATGAAGGACCATTAAAATAAAAAGTTCATATATTTTAATAAATTTTTGAGATGTAGTGAGATTTTCTTTTACACAAACCTCACTACATCTCAAATAAATTATAAACCTGAAGTACTTATATTAATCTTTAAGCATTTTTATATTAACCATATTATTTTTTGGTACAAATATACTTAATCCTATAACTTATATTCATTAATATTTTAACTTAAAATATATTATTCCTATATTAATACTCTGATTTATAAAAATAGTACATTCTTTATTTTAATTTATCAATACATTTTTCTTTCTAAAGCTAGTTATATAACTTTAGCTCTAGAAATTTCTGATTTTCTCTTTTGATCAATTATATACTTTCTTATTCTTAAAATTATATATGTTCCAAAAATTAAAGTATAGATTATTATATTAATCATATGCTTATCAAGCTTTGTAGAATACAATACCATTACATGAATATATATCATAATAAAAAATGGATATGCTAATCTTTGAACTTTTTTCCAAGTAAATGCCTT
This region includes:
- a CDS encoding DUF2680 domain-containing protein — protein: MKKSILTLALVGILTVSGSVLAFADEMSTSKSNKTAGVQALIDNGLSFEDAKNEMLNIKFERVDKAVENGNITAERGEEIKEEMRTRSESCTTPGENKINKSGYGLNKASNNSGKFKFGNGNGKGNGMGMKNGSCLNNQ
- a CDS encoding DUF47 domain-containing protein: MFNNCKEDKFYQMLLKSAEIVNKSAVELKNSLECLEKKELQVKKTSELENIGDELVRTLIKELNDAFITPIDREDIYEIIKEMDNILDLINSLAHRFIMFEITESTEELKELCNMLVQATQELVILMSELKLHGCKSKDINKKIINISKIESESDKIFRKTVQQLLKYEENPIIIMKWKEIYQILEDTVDNCEKVANIVERVVIKNV
- a CDS encoding response regulator transcription factor, yielding MKILVADDDERILRLLYDFLKFNKYEVVTVTDGKQALERYNSENFDLIILDVMMPIYDGWIVCKEIRKNSLIPIIILTAKDSDLDELFGFDIGADDYISKPFNIQLLLARIKRLLKNNNIKENDNILKFKGIEVDKDKHLVKLDKKFINLSPKEYELLIYFLNNVNKVIDRDTLLRVIWKDEYFGDTRTVDTHINRLRNKLEHYAINLKTIRGFGYKLGEE
- a CDS encoding sensor histidine kinase codes for the protein MKSIKLKLFFGIILILNIFIIGIIIYGTIFKVYFEKEKLKEMETIILQIESTINTNYNEDLRKIVDELADKYNVQIDIKDEISERTIYATHEGKNNWVFGKNKFKNIKDMGTFNEIDRLILYDKSTGVNFLTAMKDVNNNLNRIIVKTPINIIDEAKSKSINLLIMIFSPIVFLIIILTLIFSNKFTKPIIEITKKTMKIKELDFSDDINVKGKDEVAVLSNSVNSLSYKIENTLNELNYKNLKLESMIKKEKENQNLRKEFVSSVSHELKSPITVILGYTQALSGGIVCSNNDKEYYIGVINDEAERMQVIVNDILDLYKLESNTFRLEIKEVNLADLVRKIVKKNSLQFKKKDINLICKFENALVIADEIRLEQAIQNYINNALSHVDKENIIEIIVLSSGIIKVFNSGKNIEDKYIEKIWDGFVRVDKVRNYKEKRVGLGLTIVREIVRLHKGQYGVKNKDRGVEFWIKIPLIQ
- a CDS encoding inorganic phosphate transporter translates to MYSSLIITVLIIIFALTFDFINGFHDTATAVATSITTRALTPKKAIIICCVCNFFGAFMGTSVAKTVGDNIVSHASIPQWVIMCVLISSIIWNLITWYFGIPSSSSHALIGALIGAGIAYTSTINVVNWYNLFHSVVLWLFISPLIGFIVGYILMVILNFVLKSYKRTIVNKIFFKLQVLAGAFMALNHGGNDAQKSMGIITMALLSGGLIGNFEVPIWVIFLCALSMALGTSIGGKKIIKTMGSGMAKLTPVNGFAAQTGAACVILTATLFRAPVSTTHIITTTIMGVGASKRFKNVKWGVAKQIVWAWVLTIPITAIFSGIIILIIKLFI
- the glpQ gene encoding glycerophosphodiester phosphodiesterase; translated protein: MKKIRKLVALATTLVLSLGLVVCGQVNCNAATISTSREASQSIEQSDKIIIAHRGASGYLPEHTLEAYSLAYAMGADYIEADVNITKDGVPVVMHDTHLDTTTNVAELYPNRKRADGRYYIVDFTLKEIKNLSVHERIDLDTEKAVFKNRFPLKNSHFEVPTLEEEIQLIQGLNKSTGRNVGIYPELKFPKFYLQNGHDIGSITLNMLDKYGYNQKDAKCYIQCFDPTYLKSFKETLNPKCKLVQLIGHSDWEDNKGDNVPYMLSDKGLKDIAKYADGVGPCTDQILDENGEQKESDLVCNSNFVKDSHNNNLEIHPYTVRKDALPKYAKDADQFIRKLLFEVNVDGLFTDFTDIGVKARNEGPLK